TTTTTATGCTTTAAAAAAATATTATGGTTTTGATACTTTAAGAAAAGGCCAATTTGAAATTATAAATAGCATTTTAAGTGGTGTAGACACTTTTTGTCTTATGCCAACAGGTGGTGGTAAGTCTGTTTGTTATCAGCTTCCAGCAATAATATTTCAAGGGATAACTATTGTAATATCACCGTTGATTTCACTTATGAAGGATCAAGTGGATAATCTAATAAGTATTGGAATTAAGGCGGCATATATTAATAGTACACAAAACATGGACATGATAAAAAATATATTGATTGAAGCTTCTATTGGAGAATATAAGATAATTTATATTTCCCCGGAAAGACTTGAATCTAAAATATTCAGAGATATGATTAAAGATCTTAATATTTCTCAAATTGCAATAGATGAAGCTCATTGTGTATCACAATGGGGCCATGATTTTAGAAAAAGTTATTTGGAAATTTCAAACTTTTATAAAATTCTTAGAAATAAGCCGATTATTTCAGCCTTTACGGCTACTGCAACTGAAGAAGTCAGAGAAGATTCAATAAAACTTTTACGTTTGAATAACCCATATATATATATAGGGGATATTAATAGAGAGAATCTAAATATTAATGTTCTAAGAGAAGTAGATAAGCTTGAAACACTTAAAGACATAATAAGAGATAATGAAAACTTGGCAGGAATAGTTTATTGTGCATCTAGAAAAGAAGTAGATAATCTTCATTATTATTTAAAAGACTTAGGATATAATGTGGGAAAATATCATGGTGGACTTAAAGACGAAGAAAAAGAACAATTTCAAGAAGATTTTCTATATGAGAATTTGGATATAATTATTGCAACTAATGCTTTTGGCATGGGAATAGATAAGTCTAATATTAAATTTATAGTGCATTTTACTCTCCCTCAAAATATAGAATCCTATTATCAAGAAATAGGCAGAGGGGGAAGAGATGGGGAACAGTGTAATTGTTATTTGTTTTATTGTGAAGCTGATATAAGAA
The DNA window shown above is from Clostridium beijerinckii and carries:
- the recQ gene encoding DNA helicase RecQ, whose product is MDNKQKIFYALKKYYGFDTLRKGQFEIINSILSGVDTFCLMPTGGGKSVCYQLPAIIFQGITIVISPLISLMKDQVDNLISIGIKAAYINSTQNMDMIKNILIEASIGEYKIIYISPERLESKIFRDMIKDLNISQIAIDEAHCVSQWGHDFRKSYLEISNFYKILRNKPIISAFTATATEEVREDSIKLLRLNNPYIYIGDINRENLNINVLREVDKLETLKDIIRDNENLAGIVYCASRKEVDNLHYYLKDLGYNVGKYHGGLKDEEKEQFQEDFLYENLDIIIATNAFGMGIDKSNIKFIVHFTLPQNIESYYQEIGRGGRDGEQCNCYLFYCEADIRRVEYIINKSASMNRKEIQLRKFQAMIDYCNLKECYRKYILNYFGNKRKLSYCNNCSNCLNDDELKDFTRESQMILSTVFRTKEQYGISVLVDILKGFKGPKIIQNNLDKVTTYGIMKEYGNGFIKDLIKSLLNEGCVDLKEGTYSMLKLNPRSMKILKSKETVVFKILDKEEPILDKELFEALKKWRKEKSYKERIKPYIIFSDTSLIAISNSKPKTLDELLEVRGVGTKKIEAYGKELLNIIQVVGEKEVRG